The Columba livia isolate bColLiv1 breed racing homer chromosome 13, bColLiv1.pat.W.v2, whole genome shotgun sequence genome has a segment encoding these proteins:
- the ADGRG3 gene encoding adhesion G protein-coupled receptor G3 isoform X3 has protein sequence MLPGDRRAVLGPMTLNMTEKGKAGKIQLPKEIFQSLSSQTERVVVTVLNIHQLGMFKELNQRGQVLDNTVVGITVGEMSISGLQDPVQLTFAHRQLPHGVTPQCVFWDVSKGQAGGWSSSGCVTQPEDKGTICSCDHLTFFTLLLNPALDRSTAQALMAVASTGCGVAMAFSIFTIAFCIFLRCRFRSEETLRINLGLHMNLVGSLFLLNLAFLLNSGLSGGTQPATCKVLGGVTHYCLLCCFTWMALEGCHLYLLFVKVLGTYIHHYLLKLCLVGWGFPVLVVGVAGVIGSYGEYCIQTMDHQVIVHLCWITSKYLLVHYITNCGYFGLIFLFNMAVFGVVTQKICCLQDTGTVQGDRNTWKVALVAMGLFCLLGATWALVFLTHGTSSTFMLYLFTILNSLQGIFIFIWLVILYYPKTKETTGSLTHIIKHNKTTTVSQD, from the exons ATGCTGCCAGGGGACAGGAGAGCTGTGCTG GGCCCCATGACGCTGAACATGACAGAGAAGGGGAAGGCAGGCAAAATCCAGCTTCCTAAGGAGATATTCCAGTCCCTGAGCAGCCAGACAGAGCGTGTGGTGGTGACAGTCCTCAACATCCACCAGCTTGGCATGTTCAAG GAGCTCAACCAGAGAGGGCAGGTCCTGGACAACACCGTGGTGGGCATCACGGTGGGAGAGATGAGCATCTCCGGGCTGCAGGACCCTGTGCAGCTCACCTTtgcccacaggcagctgccACAC ggtgttactccacaaTGTGTCTTCTGGGATGTCAGCAAAG ggcaggcaggaggctggagcagcagcgGATGTGTCACACAGCCTGAGGACAAGGGGACAATCTGCTCCTGTGATCATCTCACCTTTTTCACCCTACTCCTG AACCCAGCTCTGGACAGGTCTACGGCACAAGCCTTGATGGCCGTTGCCAGCACTGGCTGCGGGGTAGCCATGGCTTTCTCCATCTTCACCATTGCCTTCTGCATCTTCTTAAG GTGCAGGTTCAGATCCGAGGAGACTCTCCGCATCAACCTGGGCCTGCACATGAACCTTGTGGGCAGCCTTTTCCTCCTCAACCTGGCCTTCCTGCTCAACAGTGGGCTCTCTGGTGGGACCCAACCAGCAACCTGCAAGGTGCTGGGGGGGGTCACCCACTactgcctgctctgctgcttcacCTGGATGGCGTTGGAGGGCTGCCACCTCTACCTCCTCTTTGTCAAGGTCCTTGGCACCTACATCCACCACTACCTGCTGAAGCTGTGCCTGGTGGGCTGGG GCTTCCCTGTACTTGTGGTGGGGGTGGCAGGAGTCATTGGGAGCTATGGAGAATACTGCATCCAGACCATGGACCACCAAGTCATAGTCCACCT GTGCTGGATCACTTCCAAATATCTCCTGGTCCACTACATCACCAACTGCGGATACTTTGGCCTCATCTTCCTCTTCAACATGGCTGTCTTCGGGGTAGTGACTCAGAAGAtctgctgcctgcaggacacagggacagTGCAAGGGGACCGCAACACCTGGAAGGTGGCCCTGGTGGCAATGGGGCTCTTCTGCCTGCTGGGAGCCACCTGGGCCCTGGTGTTCCTCACCCATGGCACCTCCTCTACGTTCATGCTCTACCTCTTCACCATCCTCAACTCTCTCCAAG GAATTTTCATATTCATCTGGCTGGTCATTCTTTACTACCCGAAGACAAAGGAGACCACTGGCTCCCTCACCCACATCatcaaacacaacaaaaccaccacagtCTCCCAGGACTAG
- the LOC102083819 gene encoding adhesion G-protein coupled receptor G1 isoform X1 has protein sequence MKVLLLLLLSPLQGMGASDCRQEDFHFCGDRNQTQNSSVIYEHGPAHISIENTAQALIIRRPFLPNRRNSYYRYSLPPALGRYRFCIYWFKANRTLTLVYGKQSFLLGGDPSSIITRGKESQKTERTRASIFSVSCISKDGKNTSLVSHSEYFFKASPENVPVWEQDVEEQLTTLDSLITRPPALATGAVEQQMLRHKLGELEKTLAKVELEGQNQTFGKATVHATVLRVQPTRAPRNLAFASQREEGGEVHGFAVDLPGSLFMTVEESEEVMEHRVLLMDINSQTMFQDENSSHILGDKVVGISLVDTVVTNLSDPVVLTFFHDQLPRNVSPLCVFWQENTTGSSGSWDSYGCTTVAAISRTDCRCNHLTYFAVLMVSSPEITYIHRDYLSIITYIGCLISALAAICTIFFLYFRSKQRDQITSMHIHMNLLGAIFLLDVTFLISEHLASSSSEAVCRAGGLLLHFSLLSCLTWMGIEGYNLYRLVIEVFNAYHDHFLLKLCLVGWGLPFCCVMLIFLASWTNYGPFSIPVYESVGGKSTNATICWITSPLIHNVVNLGFFSLVFLFNSVMLGAMVREILRQNKKGHKLKHVLALFGLSILLGIPWALVFFSFTSGVFRLVSLYIFTIINSLQGFLIFLWYWTMVLQARKPPDLQSSSDSVKLQPNGSQSHLG, from the exons ATGAAggtcctcctcctgctccttctctcccctctgCAAG GGATGGGAGCCAGCGACTGCAGGCAAGAGGACTTTCACTTTTGTGGTGACCGAAACCAGACCCAGAACAGCTCTGTCATCTATGAGCATGGCCCTGCCCACATCTCCATTGAGAACACAGCCCAGGCGCTGATAATAAGAAGGCCCTTTTTGCCAAACAGGAGAAATTCTTACTACAGGTACAGCCTGCCCCCGGCTTTGGGCAGGTACCGCTTCTGCATCTACTGGTTCAAGGCCAACAGGACCCTGACGCTGGTGTATGGGAAGCAGAGCTTCCTCCTGGGAGGGGACCCCTCCAGCATCATCACCAGGGGGAAGGAGAGTCAGAAGACTGAAAGAACCAGGGCCTCCATCTTCAGTGTGTCCTGCATCTCAAAGGACGGGAAGAACACCTCCCTTGTCAGTCATTCTGAATATTTCTTCAAAG CTTCCCCAGAGAACGTGCCTGTCTGGGAGCAAGATGTGGAGGAGCAGCTCACCACCTTGGACAGCCTCATCACCCGTCCCCCAGCACTGGCTACAGGAGCCGTGGAGCAGCAGATGCTTCGGCA CAAACTCGGGGAGCTGGAGAAGACACTGGCCAAGGTGGAACTCGAAGGGCAGAACCAGACCTTCGGCAAGGCCACTGTGCACGCGACTGTCCTGAGGGTCCAGCCCACTCGGGCTCCTCGGAACCTGGCCTTTGCTTCCCAAAGAGAG GAGGGTGGAGAGGTCCATGGGTTTGCAGTGGACCtaccgggcagcctgttcatgACAGTGGAGGAAAGTGAGGAGGTGATGGAGCACAGAGTGCTCCTCATGGATATCAACAGCCAGACCATGTTCCAG GATGAAAATAGCAGCCACATTCTGGGTGACAAGGTGGTTGGCATCTCCCTGGTGGACACAGTGGTGACCAACCTCTCTGACCCAGTGGTCCTCACTTTCTTCCATGACCAGCTGCCG AGGAACGTGAGCCCACTCTGCGTCTTCTGGCAGGAGAACACCACTG GCAGTTctgggagctgggacagctATGGTTGTACAACGGTGGCAGCCATCAGCCGGACAGACTGCAGATGCAACCACCTCACCTACTTTGCTGTGCTGATG GTGTCCTCCCCGGAGATCACCTACATACACAGGGATTACCTGAGTATCATAACCTACATCGGATGCCTGATCTCAGCTTTGGCAGCCATTTGCACCATCTTCTTCCTCTACTTCAG GAGCAAGCAGCGAGACCAGATCACGAGCATGCACATCCACATGAACCTGCTGGGTGCCATCTTCCTGCTGGATGTCACCTTCCTCATCTCTGAGCACTTGGCTTCCAGCAGCAGTGAGGCAGTCTGCAGAGCTGGCGGGCTGCTCCTGCACTTCTCCCTCCTGAGCTGCCTCACCTGGATGGGCATTGAGGGTTACAACCTCTATCGGCTTGTGATCGAAGTCTTCAATGCCTACCATGACCACTTCCTCCTCAAGCTCTGCCTGGTGGGCTGGG GACTCCCCTTCTGCTGTGTGATGCTGATCTTCCTGGCCAGCTGGACAAACTACGGCCCCTTCTCCATTCCTGTCTATGAATCTGTTGGTGGCAAATCCACCAACGCAACCAT ATGCTGGATCACGAGCCCCCTGATCCATAATGTTGTGAACCTGGGTTTCTTCAGCCTGGTGTTCCTCTTTAACTCGGTAATGCTGGGGGCCATGGTCCGGGAGATCCTCCGGCAGAACAAGAAAGGCCACAAGCTCAAGCACGTCCTTGCCCTCTTTGGGCTGAGCATCCTTCTGGGCATCCCCTGGGCGCTGGTCTTCTTCTCATTCACCTCTGGTGTCTTCCGCCTTGTCTCCCTCTACATCTTCACCATCATCAACTCCCTCCAAG GTTTTCTCATCTTCCTCTGGTACTGGACCATGGTGTTGCAGGCGAGAAAGCCACCTGActtgcagagcagctccgacAGTGTCAAGTTGCAGCCCAACGGCAGCCAGAGCCACCTGGGCTGA
- the ADGRG3 gene encoding adhesion G protein-coupled receptor G3 isoform X1, producing the protein MNPFLGTVLLLLVLPDAARGQESCAALRRGDKHHWCCNILVELEQRSDGTLSPDLPRRCRELGRSRSPACACLRERWLRLLQSAGPGLRSGLAGLKVLLLNVSRAVTHDVLITFSPTEGPMTLNMTEKGKAGKIQLPKEIFQSLSSQTERVVVTVLNIHQLGMFKELNQRGQVLDNTVVGITVGEMSISGLQDPVQLTFAHRQLPHGVTPQCVFWDVSKGQAGGWSSSGCVTQPEDKGTICSCDHLTFFTLLLNPALDRSTAQALMAVASTGCGVAMAFSIFTIAFCIFLRCRFRSEETLRINLGLHMNLVGSLFLLNLAFLLNSGLSGGTQPATCKVLGGVTHYCLLCCFTWMALEGCHLYLLFVKVLGTYIHHYLLKLCLVGWGFPVLVVGVAGVIGSYGEYCIQTMDHQVIVHLCWITSKYLLVHYITNCGYFGLIFLFNMAVFGVVTQKICCLQDTGTVQGDRNTWKVALVAMGLFCLLGATWALVFLTHGTSSTFMLYLFTILNSLQGIFIFIWLVILYYPKTKETTGSLTHIIKHNKTTTVSQD; encoded by the exons ATGAACCCGTTTCTAGGCActgtcctgctgctcctggtgctgcccG ATGCTGCCAGGGGACAGGAGAGCTGTGCTG CCCTGAGGCGGGGTGACAAGCACCACTGGTGCTGCAACATCTtggtggagctggagcagcGCAGTGATGGGACCCTCAGCCCTGATTTGCCCCGGCGCTGCCGGGAGCTGGGGCGCTCCAGGAGCCCCGCGTGTGCCTGCCTGCGGGAGCGCTGGCTCAG GCTGCTGCAGTCGGCAGGGCCGGGGCTACGCAGTGGGCTGGCTGGGTTGAAGGTGCTGCTCCTGAACGTCAGCAGGGCTGTCACCCATGATGTCCTCATCACCTTTTCTCCCACAGAG GGCCCCATGACGCTGAACATGACAGAGAAGGGGAAGGCAGGCAAAATCCAGCTTCCTAAGGAGATATTCCAGTCCCTGAGCAGCCAGACAGAGCGTGTGGTGGTGACAGTCCTCAACATCCACCAGCTTGGCATGTTCAAG GAGCTCAACCAGAGAGGGCAGGTCCTGGACAACACCGTGGTGGGCATCACGGTGGGAGAGATGAGCATCTCCGGGCTGCAGGACCCTGTGCAGCTCACCTTtgcccacaggcagctgccACAC ggtgttactccacaaTGTGTCTTCTGGGATGTCAGCAAAG ggcaggcaggaggctggagcagcagcgGATGTGTCACACAGCCTGAGGACAAGGGGACAATCTGCTCCTGTGATCATCTCACCTTTTTCACCCTACTCCTG AACCCAGCTCTGGACAGGTCTACGGCACAAGCCTTGATGGCCGTTGCCAGCACTGGCTGCGGGGTAGCCATGGCTTTCTCCATCTTCACCATTGCCTTCTGCATCTTCTTAAG GTGCAGGTTCAGATCCGAGGAGACTCTCCGCATCAACCTGGGCCTGCACATGAACCTTGTGGGCAGCCTTTTCCTCCTCAACCTGGCCTTCCTGCTCAACAGTGGGCTCTCTGGTGGGACCCAACCAGCAACCTGCAAGGTGCTGGGGGGGGTCACCCACTactgcctgctctgctgcttcacCTGGATGGCGTTGGAGGGCTGCCACCTCTACCTCCTCTTTGTCAAGGTCCTTGGCACCTACATCCACCACTACCTGCTGAAGCTGTGCCTGGTGGGCTGGG GCTTCCCTGTACTTGTGGTGGGGGTGGCAGGAGTCATTGGGAGCTATGGAGAATACTGCATCCAGACCATGGACCACCAAGTCATAGTCCACCT GTGCTGGATCACTTCCAAATATCTCCTGGTCCACTACATCACCAACTGCGGATACTTTGGCCTCATCTTCCTCTTCAACATGGCTGTCTTCGGGGTAGTGACTCAGAAGAtctgctgcctgcaggacacagggacagTGCAAGGGGACCGCAACACCTGGAAGGTGGCCCTGGTGGCAATGGGGCTCTTCTGCCTGCTGGGAGCCACCTGGGCCCTGGTGTTCCTCACCCATGGCACCTCCTCTACGTTCATGCTCTACCTCTTCACCATCCTCAACTCTCTCCAAG GAATTTTCATATTCATCTGGCTGGTCATTCTTTACTACCCGAAGACAAAGGAGACCACTGGCTCCCTCACCCACATCatcaaacacaacaaaaccaccacagtCTCCCAGGACTAG
- the LOC102083819 gene encoding adhesion G-protein coupled receptor G1 isoform X2, producing MKVLLLLLLSPLQGMGASDCRQEDFHFCGDRNQTQNSSVIYEHGPAHISIENTAQALIIRRPFLPNRRNSYYRYSLPPALGRYRFCIYWFKANRTLTLVYGKQSFLLGGDPSSIITRGKESQKTERTRASIFSVSCISKDGKNTSLVSHSEYFFKASPENVPVWEQDVEEQLTTLDSLITRPPALATGAVEQQMLRHKLGELEKTLAKVELEGQNQTFGKATVHATVLRVQPTRAPRNLAFASQREEGGEVHGFAVDLPGSLFMTVEESEEVMEHRVLLMDINSQTMFQDENSSHILGDKVVGISLVDTVVTNLSDPVVLTFFHDQLPRNVSPLCVFWQENTTGSSGSWDSYGCTTVAAISRTDCRCNHLTYFAVLMVSSPEITYIHRDYLSIITYIGCLISALAAICTIFFLYFRSKQRDQITSMHIHMNLLGAIFLLDVTFLISEHLASSSSEAVCRAGGLLLHFSLLSCLTWMGIEGYNLYRLVIEVFNAYHDHFLLKLCLVGWGLPFCCVMLIFLASWTNYGPFSIPVYESVGGKSTNATMFSHLPLVLDHGVAGEKAT from the exons ATGAAggtcctcctcctgctccttctctcccctctgCAAG GGATGGGAGCCAGCGACTGCAGGCAAGAGGACTTTCACTTTTGTGGTGACCGAAACCAGACCCAGAACAGCTCTGTCATCTATGAGCATGGCCCTGCCCACATCTCCATTGAGAACACAGCCCAGGCGCTGATAATAAGAAGGCCCTTTTTGCCAAACAGGAGAAATTCTTACTACAGGTACAGCCTGCCCCCGGCTTTGGGCAGGTACCGCTTCTGCATCTACTGGTTCAAGGCCAACAGGACCCTGACGCTGGTGTATGGGAAGCAGAGCTTCCTCCTGGGAGGGGACCCCTCCAGCATCATCACCAGGGGGAAGGAGAGTCAGAAGACTGAAAGAACCAGGGCCTCCATCTTCAGTGTGTCCTGCATCTCAAAGGACGGGAAGAACACCTCCCTTGTCAGTCATTCTGAATATTTCTTCAAAG CTTCCCCAGAGAACGTGCCTGTCTGGGAGCAAGATGTGGAGGAGCAGCTCACCACCTTGGACAGCCTCATCACCCGTCCCCCAGCACTGGCTACAGGAGCCGTGGAGCAGCAGATGCTTCGGCA CAAACTCGGGGAGCTGGAGAAGACACTGGCCAAGGTGGAACTCGAAGGGCAGAACCAGACCTTCGGCAAGGCCACTGTGCACGCGACTGTCCTGAGGGTCCAGCCCACTCGGGCTCCTCGGAACCTGGCCTTTGCTTCCCAAAGAGAG GAGGGTGGAGAGGTCCATGGGTTTGCAGTGGACCtaccgggcagcctgttcatgACAGTGGAGGAAAGTGAGGAGGTGATGGAGCACAGAGTGCTCCTCATGGATATCAACAGCCAGACCATGTTCCAG GATGAAAATAGCAGCCACATTCTGGGTGACAAGGTGGTTGGCATCTCCCTGGTGGACACAGTGGTGACCAACCTCTCTGACCCAGTGGTCCTCACTTTCTTCCATGACCAGCTGCCG AGGAACGTGAGCCCACTCTGCGTCTTCTGGCAGGAGAACACCACTG GCAGTTctgggagctgggacagctATGGTTGTACAACGGTGGCAGCCATCAGCCGGACAGACTGCAGATGCAACCACCTCACCTACTTTGCTGTGCTGATG GTGTCCTCCCCGGAGATCACCTACATACACAGGGATTACCTGAGTATCATAACCTACATCGGATGCCTGATCTCAGCTTTGGCAGCCATTTGCACCATCTTCTTCCTCTACTTCAG GAGCAAGCAGCGAGACCAGATCACGAGCATGCACATCCACATGAACCTGCTGGGTGCCATCTTCCTGCTGGATGTCACCTTCCTCATCTCTGAGCACTTGGCTTCCAGCAGCAGTGAGGCAGTCTGCAGAGCTGGCGGGCTGCTCCTGCACTTCTCCCTCCTGAGCTGCCTCACCTGGATGGGCATTGAGGGTTACAACCTCTATCGGCTTGTGATCGAAGTCTTCAATGCCTACCATGACCACTTCCTCCTCAAGCTCTGCCTGGTGGGCTGGG GACTCCCCTTCTGCTGTGTGATGCTGATCTTCCTGGCCAGCTGGACAAACTACGGCCCCTTCTCCATTCCTGTCTATGAATCTGTTGGTGGCAAATCCACCAACGCAACCAT GTTTTCTCATCTTCCTCTGGTACTGGACCATGGTGTTGCAGGCGAGAAAGCCACCTGA
- the ADGRG3 gene encoding adhesion G protein-coupled receptor G3 isoform X2: MNPFLGTVLLLLVLPDAARGQESCAALRRGDKHHWCCNILVELEQRSDGTLSPDLPRRCRELGRSRSPACACLRERWLRLLQSAGPGLRSGLAGLKVLLLNVSRAVTHDVLITFSPTEGPMTLNMTEKGKAGKIQLPKEIFQSLSSQTERVVVTVLNIHQLGMFKGVTPQCVFWDVSKGQAGGWSSSGCVTQPEDKGTICSCDHLTFFTLLLNPALDRSTAQALMAVASTGCGVAMAFSIFTIAFCIFLRCRFRSEETLRINLGLHMNLVGSLFLLNLAFLLNSGLSGGTQPATCKVLGGVTHYCLLCCFTWMALEGCHLYLLFVKVLGTYIHHYLLKLCLVGWGFPVLVVGVAGVIGSYGEYCIQTMDHQVIVHLCWITSKYLLVHYITNCGYFGLIFLFNMAVFGVVTQKICCLQDTGTVQGDRNTWKVALVAMGLFCLLGATWALVFLTHGTSSTFMLYLFTILNSLQGIFIFIWLVILYYPKTKETTGSLTHIIKHNKTTTVSQD; this comes from the exons ATGAACCCGTTTCTAGGCActgtcctgctgctcctggtgctgcccG ATGCTGCCAGGGGACAGGAGAGCTGTGCTG CCCTGAGGCGGGGTGACAAGCACCACTGGTGCTGCAACATCTtggtggagctggagcagcGCAGTGATGGGACCCTCAGCCCTGATTTGCCCCGGCGCTGCCGGGAGCTGGGGCGCTCCAGGAGCCCCGCGTGTGCCTGCCTGCGGGAGCGCTGGCTCAG GCTGCTGCAGTCGGCAGGGCCGGGGCTACGCAGTGGGCTGGCTGGGTTGAAGGTGCTGCTCCTGAACGTCAGCAGGGCTGTCACCCATGATGTCCTCATCACCTTTTCTCCCACAGAG GGCCCCATGACGCTGAACATGACAGAGAAGGGGAAGGCAGGCAAAATCCAGCTTCCTAAGGAGATATTCCAGTCCCTGAGCAGCCAGACAGAGCGTGTGGTGGTGACAGTCCTCAACATCCACCAGCTTGGCATGTTCAAG ggtgttactccacaaTGTGTCTTCTGGGATGTCAGCAAAG ggcaggcaggaggctggagcagcagcgGATGTGTCACACAGCCTGAGGACAAGGGGACAATCTGCTCCTGTGATCATCTCACCTTTTTCACCCTACTCCTG AACCCAGCTCTGGACAGGTCTACGGCACAAGCCTTGATGGCCGTTGCCAGCACTGGCTGCGGGGTAGCCATGGCTTTCTCCATCTTCACCATTGCCTTCTGCATCTTCTTAAG GTGCAGGTTCAGATCCGAGGAGACTCTCCGCATCAACCTGGGCCTGCACATGAACCTTGTGGGCAGCCTTTTCCTCCTCAACCTGGCCTTCCTGCTCAACAGTGGGCTCTCTGGTGGGACCCAACCAGCAACCTGCAAGGTGCTGGGGGGGGTCACCCACTactgcctgctctgctgcttcacCTGGATGGCGTTGGAGGGCTGCCACCTCTACCTCCTCTTTGTCAAGGTCCTTGGCACCTACATCCACCACTACCTGCTGAAGCTGTGCCTGGTGGGCTGGG GCTTCCCTGTACTTGTGGTGGGGGTGGCAGGAGTCATTGGGAGCTATGGAGAATACTGCATCCAGACCATGGACCACCAAGTCATAGTCCACCT GTGCTGGATCACTTCCAAATATCTCCTGGTCCACTACATCACCAACTGCGGATACTTTGGCCTCATCTTCCTCTTCAACATGGCTGTCTTCGGGGTAGTGACTCAGAAGAtctgctgcctgcaggacacagggacagTGCAAGGGGACCGCAACACCTGGAAGGTGGCCCTGGTGGCAATGGGGCTCTTCTGCCTGCTGGGAGCCACCTGGGCCCTGGTGTTCCTCACCCATGGCACCTCCTCTACGTTCATGCTCTACCTCTTCACCATCCTCAACTCTCTCCAAG GAATTTTCATATTCATCTGGCTGGTCATTCTTTACTACCCGAAGACAAAGGAGACCACTGGCTCCCTCACCCACATCatcaaacacaacaaaaccaccacagtCTCCCAGGACTAG